A genomic segment from Arcobacter acticola encodes:
- a CDS encoding M15 family metallopeptidase, with the protein MKILLFLVFILTSYLNASNIRLIDENYAKQMEGIAYQKECPVSLDDLRIVNVKYLGFDDKEHFGDIVVHKDISLEVSQIFEELLAINYPIRKIFPIEKYNGDDFESIEDDNTSAFNCRKAEGSNKYSKHSYGKAIDINPLENPYVYKDGTTSHKDSIKYLTRVENNDSIENKAVLTSSSKAVQIFKKYGWKWGGDWKNIKDYQHFNK; encoded by the coding sequence ATGAAAATTCTTTTATTTTTAGTATTTATTTTAACAAGTTATTTAAATGCTTCAAATATTAGATTAATAGATGAAAACTATGCAAAACAAATGGAAGGAATCGCTTATCAAAAAGAGTGTCCCGTTTCTTTAGATGATTTACGAATTGTAAATGTAAAATATCTAGGATTTGATGATAAGGAACATTTTGGAGATATAGTGGTTCACAAAGATATTTCACTTGAAGTATCACAAATATTTGAAGAGTTACTTGCTATAAACTATCCAATAAGAAAAATCTTTCCAATAGAGAAATACAATGGCGATGATTTTGAATCAATAGAAGATGATAATACATCAGCTTTTAACTGCCGAAAAGCTGAGGGAAGTAATAAGTACTCAAAACATTCCTATGGAAAAGCCATAGACATAAATCCTTTAGAAAACCCTTATGTTTATAAAGATGGTACAACTTCACACAAAGATTCTATTAAATATCTAACAAGAGTAGAAAATAATGACTCTATTGAAAATAAAGCTGTATTAACATCATCAAGTAAAGCTGTGCAGATATTTAAAAAGTATGGATGGAAATGGGGTGGTGATTGGAAAAATATAAAAGATTATCAACATTTTAATAAATAA
- the thiI gene encoding tRNA uracil 4-sulfurtransferase ThiI — protein sequence MNETQIKTQKFIIKYFTEIMIKGTTAKRQMISQVYNNLVNILSKISKDIKVRKFFDKVEVVCPIEVVAEVRMRLLDTPGIQQILEAVQFDNMNTLDDIKVVVNETMAHEIQGKTFVVRCKRMGTQEFKSTQVEQTVGGYMLAMNDTKGVALKGAEYTINLELEFAQLNVITHKHMGMGGFPIGSQGSILSLMSGGFDSTVASYLTMKRGIKTHFIFFNLGGIAHEIGVKQVAYYLWNKFGSSHRVQFISIPFDDVVTEIFKSVSEPYMGVMLKRLMLMASEKVADTMSIDALVTGESVAQVSSQTLRNLALIDQATNKLVLRPLSMMSKPDIIDIANKIGTTRFAESMPEYCGVISKNPVTHGNYERTASEARRFDYTILDEAVKNSAFINVDEMDQNISEIGQMEVISDLSSGDYTVIDIRQSDDCIETSVETLKIPFYKLKSEFKKLPQDKEYLFYCEKGILSQLHAQFLRDAENYTNIKVYRP from the coding sequence ATGAATGAAACGCAAATCAAAACACAGAAATTTATAATAAAGTATTTCACTGAGATTATGATAAAAGGTACAACTGCAAAAAGACAGATGATATCGCAGGTTTATAATAACCTCGTAAATATTTTATCAAAGATTTCAAAAGACATAAAAGTGAGAAAATTTTTTGATAAAGTAGAAGTTGTATGTCCTATAGAAGTGGTTGCTGAAGTTAGAATGAGACTTTTAGACACTCCTGGAATTCAACAAATACTTGAAGCTGTACAATTTGATAATATGAATACATTAGATGATATTAAAGTTGTTGTAAACGAAACAATGGCACATGAAATTCAAGGTAAAACATTTGTAGTTAGATGTAAAAGAATGGGAACTCAAGAGTTTAAATCAACACAAGTTGAACAAACTGTTGGTGGATATATGCTTGCTATGAATGATACAAAAGGTGTTGCTTTAAAGGGTGCTGAATATACTATAAATTTAGAATTAGAATTTGCTCAATTAAATGTTATCACTCACAAACATATGGGAATGGGTGGATTTCCAATAGGTTCACAAGGAAGTATTTTATCTCTTATGTCAGGTGGATTTGATTCAACTGTGGCATCTTATTTAACTATGAAAAGAGGAATTAAAACTCACTTTATTTTCTTTAATCTTGGTGGAATTGCACATGAAATTGGTGTAAAACAAGTGGCTTATTATTTATGGAATAAATTTGGTAGCTCTCATAGAGTTCAGTTTATTTCTATTCCTTTTGATGATGTTGTAACAGAAATTTTTAAAAGTGTAAGTGAACCATATATGGGTGTTATGTTAAAAAGACTTATGTTAATGGCTTCTGAAAAAGTAGCAGATACTATGAGTATTGATGCGTTAGTTACAGGGGAAAGTGTAGCTCAAGTTTCAAGTCAAACATTAAGAAACTTAGCACTTATTGACCAAGCTACAAATAAACTTGTATTAAGACCACTTTCTATGATGAGTAAACCAGATATCATTGATATTGCAAATAAAATTGGAACAACAAGATTCGCTGAATCTATGCCTGAGTATTGTGGTGTTATTTCAAAAAACCCAGTTACTCATGGAAACTATGAAAGAACAGCAAGTGAAGCTAGAAGGTTTGATTATACGATTTTAGATGAAGCAGTTAAAAACTCAGCTTTTATAAATGTAGATGAAATGGATCAAAACATAAGCGAAATTGGTCAAATGGAAGTAATTAGTGATTTATCAAGTGGTGATTATACTGTTATTGATATTAGACAAAGTGATGATTGTATTGAAACTTCTGTTGAAACTTTAAAAATCCCATTTTATAAATTAAAAAGCGAGTTTAAAAAACTTCCTCAAGATAAAGAGTATCTGTTTTATTGTGAAAAAGGAATTCTAAGCCAACTTCATGCACAGTTTTTAAGAGATGCTGAAAATTATACTAATATCAAAGTTTATAGACCATAA
- a CDS encoding potassium/proton antiporter gives MSSIEFYLLITAFLMLLSVVASKLSNKFGIPSLFIFLGLGMLAGSDGILGIEFDNVELAQNIGTLALIFILFAGGLDTVWKSIKPILKNGLILATVGVLLTAFFVALCVYYLLDFTFLESLLLGAIISSTDAAAVFAILRAKGISLKKKLSPLLELESGSNDPMAIFLTVAILQIIMLPESTNATEWIFKFFLQFLIGGLLGYLFGYLLPIILNRIHLTFYGLYPVFTIGWVLLLFSSAALLGGNGFLAVYMAGIVANTREFVHKKNLIGFHDGLSWIMQIAVFLALGLLVFPSQLPDVALSGLAIAFWLMFVARPAGVFISTIFSSFSFKEKAFISWVGLRGAVPIILATYPYLQGFEKSNLIFNIVFFIVLFSILIQGTTLPLMAKWLKVESKSKDFKGESVIASPLFYHTLKQFYIEEKSRVIGLSIVELDLPADFLILLIKRDNDYIKPTGSTLLEENDMLLIQCNSENKYKKVLKIFQIVKE, from the coding sequence ATGTCATCAATTGAATTTTATTTATTAATTACAGCTTTTTTAATGCTTCTAAGTGTAGTAGCAAGTAAGTTATCTAACAAATTTGGAATACCATCTTTATTTATATTTTTAGGACTAGGAATGCTTGCTGGTTCTGATGGTATTTTAGGTATAGAGTTTGATAATGTGGAGTTAGCTCAAAATATTGGAACATTAGCACTTATTTTTATCCTTTTTGCAGGAGGATTAGATACGGTTTGGAAATCTATTAAACCTATTTTAAAAAATGGTTTAATCCTAGCAACGGTTGGAGTACTATTAACTGCATTTTTTGTAGCCTTATGTGTTTATTATCTACTTGATTTTACTTTTTTAGAGTCATTGTTATTGGGTGCAATTATCTCTTCTACTGATGCTGCTGCTGTTTTTGCAATATTAAGAGCAAAGGGAATTTCTTTAAAAAAGAAACTTTCACCTTTGTTGGAGTTAGAATCAGGTAGTAATGACCCAATGGCAATCTTCCTAACGGTTGCTATTTTACAAATTATAATGTTGCCTGAAAGTACAAATGCCACAGAGTGGATTTTTAAATTCTTTTTACAGTTTCTGATAGGTGGGCTTTTAGGGTATCTATTTGGATATTTATTACCAATAATTTTAAATAGAATACATCTAACTTTTTATGGTCTTTATCCTGTATTTACAATAGGATGGGTTTTACTTTTATTCTCATCTGCTGCTTTATTAGGTGGAAATGGATTTTTAGCTGTTTATATGGCAGGAATAGTTGCAAATACAAGAGAGTTTGTGCATAAAAAGAATTTAATTGGTTTTCATGATGGATTATCATGGATTATGCAAATTGCAGTTTTCCTAGCCCTTGGACTTTTGGTTTTTCCATCACAACTTCCTGATGTTGCCCTATCAGGTTTAGCTATTGCTTTTTGGTTAATGTTTGTAGCACGACCTGCTGGAGTTTTTATTAGTACTATATTTAGCTCTTTTTCTTTTAAAGAAAAAGCATTTATTTCTTGGGTTGGATTAAGGGGAGCGGTTCCTATAATTTTGGCAACATATCCATATTTACAAGGATTTGAGAAATCAAATTTGATTTTTAATATAGTGTTTTTTATCGTCTTATTTTCAATTTTAATTCAAGGAACAACACTTCCTTTAATGGCAAAATGGCTAAAAGTTGAATCAAAAAGTAAAGATTTTAAAGGTGAAAGTGTTATTGCATCACCACTTTTTTATCATACATTAAAGCAGTTTTATATTGAAGAAAAATCTAGAGTTATAGGTTTAAGTATTGTTGAACTTGACTTACCAGCAGATTTTCTAATTCTTCTTATAAAAAGAGATAATGACTATATAAAACCAACAGGTTCTACTCTTTTAGAAGAGAACGATATGTTATTGATTCAATGTAATAGTGAAAATAAATATAAAAAAGTTTTAAAAATTTTTCAAATAGTAAAAGAATAG
- a CDS encoding SLC13 family permease has product MELVTSINSHSLAVMLLTVFALFLFTREKVPLETSSLFILVALTVGFTVFPYTYENTTIHAIDFFSGFGHEALIAVCALMIAGQGLVRTGALEPVGRVLSKLWGSYPKLSLLLTLVVGATLSAFVNNVPIVILLLPILTAVSIRTKTSASKVLMPMGFATLIGGMSTTIGTSTNLLVVSVAVDMGLKSFGMFDFFLPVVIAGAFAMLYLWLVVPYFMNERKAPFSDTSPRIFTAKLMIPEDSISQDQPLDDLIAKTDGMMKVLRIHRNSTDMYVLPNSKTIIKAEDMLVVEDTPENLKTYETVLGAVLYTSLGAVDDEHPLMAEEQQIAEVIISQGSRLNNTTLSQTRFLQRHNLVALALHRSGKKTETIMKDMGDINLKVGDVILIQGKSEHITELKKSRELLVLDSTADLAHSKQAPIAFFIMFGIVAVAALGILPIAISATLGVFLMFLTNCINWKDASNALNTQVVLIVVASLALGQALLKTGAASYLAHLFVSAMQGSSTIFMLSGLMLLMAIMTNIVSNNAAAVIGTPIAIGIAQQLNLPAEPFVLAVLFGANMSYATPMAYKTNLLVMTAGGYTFNDFLKVGIPLTIIMWASLTWLLMLFYNL; this is encoded by the coding sequence ATGGAACTTGTTACGTCTATTAATAGTCATTCTCTAGCTGTAATGCTTTTAACTGTTTTTGCACTTTTTCTTTTTACAAGGGAAAAAGTTCCTTTGGAAACTTCAAGTCTTTTTATCTTAGTAGCACTTACTGTGGGTTTCACAGTTTTCCCATATACCTATGAAAATACTACAATTCATGCAATTGATTTCTTTTCTGGTTTTGGTCATGAGGCTTTAATTGCTGTTTGTGCATTAATGATTGCAGGGCAAGGATTAGTTCGAACAGGGGCTTTAGAACCTGTTGGAAGGGTATTATCTAAGCTTTGGGGCTCTTATCCAAAACTATCACTTTTACTTACTTTGGTTGTAGGTGCAACTTTAAGTGCATTTGTAAATAATGTTCCTATTGTAATATTGTTACTTCCTATTTTAACGGCTGTTTCAATAAGAACTAAAACATCAGCTTCAAAGGTTTTAATGCCTATGGGCTTTGCAACACTTATTGGTGGAATGAGTACAACAATTGGAACTTCTACAAATCTATTGGTTGTTTCAGTTGCAGTAGATATGGGATTAAAAAGTTTTGGTATGTTTGATTTCTTTTTACCTGTGGTAATAGCAGGTGCATTTGCTATGCTTTATTTATGGTTAGTTGTTCCTTATTTTATGAATGAAAGAAAAGCACCATTTTCTGATACAAGTCCAAGAATATTTACAGCGAAACTGATGATTCCCGAAGACTCAATTTCGCAAGATCAGCCTTTGGATGATTTAATAGCAAAAACAGATGGAATGATGAAGGTTTTAAGAATTCATAGAAATAGTACAGATATGTATGTTTTACCAAATTCTAAAACTATTATAAAAGCTGAAGATATGCTAGTAGTCGAAGATACTCCTGAGAATCTAAAAACTTATGAGACAGTACTAGGAGCAGTTTTATACACGAGTTTGGGAGCTGTTGACGATGAACATCCTTTAATGGCAGAAGAACAGCAAATAGCTGAGGTTATAATTTCCCAAGGTTCAAGATTAAATAATACAACACTTTCTCAAACTAGATTTTTACAAAGACATAATTTGGTAGCTCTTGCTCTTCACAGAAGTGGTAAAAAAACTGAAACAATTATGAAAGATATGGGTGATATAAATCTAAAAGTAGGTGATGTTATTTTGATTCAAGGGAAAAGTGAACATATAACTGAACTTAAAAAAAGTAGAGAGTTACTAGTTTTAGACTCAACCGCTGATTTAGCCCACTCAAAACAAGCTCCAATTGCATTTTTTATTATGTTTGGAATTGTTGCTGTTGCTGCTTTGGGAATACTACCAATTGCTATTAGTGCAACACTTGGAGTTTTTTTGATGTTTTTAACAAACTGTATAAATTGGAAAGATGCTTCAAATGCTTTAAATACTCAAGTTGTTTTAATTGTAGTTGCATCTTTAGCTTTAGGGCAAGCCCTTCTTAAAACAGGAGCAGCATCTTATTTGGCACATCTATTTGTATCAGCAATGCAAGGAAGTAGTACAATATTTATGTTAAGTGGTTTGATGTTATTAATGGCAATAATGACAAATATAGTATCAAATAACGCAGCAGCAGTAATAGGAACTCCAATAGCAATAGGAATTGCTCAACAGTTAAATTTACCTGCTGAGCCTTTTGTATTAGCTGTATTGTTTGGTGCAAACATGAGTTATGCAACACCAATGGCTTATAAAACAAATTTACTTGTTATGACAGCTGGTGGTTATACATTTAATGATTTCTTAAAAGTTGGAATTCCACTAACTATAATCATGTGGGCATCTCTTACTTGGTTATTGATGTTATTTTATAATCTATAA
- a CDS encoding DUF3465 domain-containing protein produces the protein MKKLLFILLTTICLISNTAYANNKQIDKAYHSKQSDVQVLGVGKVIKVLKDDTKGSQHQRFLVKLPSNLTILIAHNIDLAPRVADLKAGDAIEFYGEYEWNNKGGVVHWTHHDPRKKHKDGWLKHNGVIYQ, from the coding sequence ATGAAAAAACTATTATTTATACTATTAACAACTATTTGTCTTATTTCAAATACCGCTTATGCCAATAATAAACAAATAGATAAAGCTTATCATAGTAAACAAAGTGATGTTCAGGTTTTAGGTGTCGGGAAAGTTATCAAGGTTTTAAAAGATGATACAAAAGGAAGTCAACATCAAAGATTTTTAGTAAAACTTCCTTCAAATCTAACTATTTTAATTGCTCATAATATTGATTTAGCCCCTAGAGTGGCTGATTTAAAAGCAGGGGATGCAATAGAGTTTTATGGTGAGTATGAGTGGAATAATAAAGGTGGAGTAGTTCACTGGACACATCATGACCCAAGAAAAAAACATAAAGATGGTTGGTTAAAACATAATGGAGTTATATATCAATGA
- a CDS encoding DUF2214 family protein, which translates to MTEVFFRYLHFIGIMSLSATLVAQHLIISTEVSKEQFKKIAFLDIIYIISLILTFIGGLSLWLWVGKDASFYSTNWVFHLKLSMFVLVYLLSIYPTRFFLRNKKSLGDTVKMPKIIIMLFRMQLLLVFIMPFLGALIAKGL; encoded by the coding sequence ATGACAGAAGTATTTTTTAGATATTTACATTTTATTGGAATCATGAGTTTAAGTGCGACATTAGTTGCTCAACATTTGATAATATCAACAGAAGTAAGTAAAGAACAGTTTAAGAAAATTGCATTTTTAGATATTATTTATATAATCAGTCTTATTCTTACTTTTATTGGTGGATTAAGCCTTTGGCTTTGGGTTGGTAAAGATGCTAGTTTTTATTCAACAAATTGGGTGTTTCATTTAAAACTATCAATGTTTGTTTTAGTATATTTACTTTCTATTTATCCAACTAGATTTTTTCTTAGAAATAAAAAATCTTTAGGTGATACAGTTAAAATGCCAAAAATAATCATTATGTTATTTAGAATGCAACTTTTATTAGTGTTTATAATGCCATTTTTAGGTGCATTAATAGCAAAGGGCCTTTAA
- a CDS encoding multiheme c-type cytochrome, translating to MMLFNIKTLILLIFVSGILQMDILNISWENLKIISVIHVFASIFLCIFYIIPFVNKHAYKYIVIKRVNSIIGWVLGFILLLIVLSGFYLFFIGNTGGNMIGIYSFNIHLYGSFVLLFFLFYHTKNPKKKVSSIALFLAFSFTGMIPAYSFDTKSENNLLNLKTQKDVIYHNQDWTNSTKCKSCHNEIFNQWANSNHKNLVESNPYYMVMESIAGEVEGNDFKKWCMGCHNPSALTTGLTRTSHAMDDNFLANTLFEQNAKTLVKTYEKHGNTRLEEGVSCLTCHRITDASSEGNASYTLNITDRKKYPFEDDESTLGEFLGHKFINAKPNVHKESYMKPLYKESKYCASCHDETSPTTNKQIVSTFKEWEASPYNNKEDKTKNKSCIDCHMTYLKDDKFDPLNGVSTDGGVVKKDVKVHYFAGSNHFLAGLKDKENEDQILQLLRTSAKLDVDIKNNQIHVGVENVGAGHHLPTGVADFRELWLDITIYDANKKIVFSSGKLDSNGDLQADARPFMKVFGDKDGNPVGLLFWKYEKLLSDTRIPAKTRRVESYDLKENLTYPLKAIVKLNFRIYPQWVTSIVQKAFPELPNPPVVELERIEHIFKK from the coding sequence ATGATGCTATTTAATATAAAAACATTAATTCTTCTAATATTCGTAAGTGGTATTTTACAAATGGATATATTAAATATTTCATGGGAAAACTTAAAAATAATCTCTGTTATACATGTTTTTGCTTCTATATTCTTATGTATATTTTATATTATCCCTTTTGTAAATAAACACGCTTATAAATATATTGTTATAAAAAGAGTAAATAGTATTATTGGATGGGTTTTAGGTTTTATTCTTTTACTTATAGTATTAAGTGGATTTTATCTATTTTTTATTGGAAACACAGGAGGAAATATGATTGGAATTTATAGTTTTAATATCCATTTATATGGCTCTTTTGTATTACTATTTTTTCTTTTTTATCATACAAAAAATCCTAAGAAAAAAGTATCATCTATTGCTTTATTTTTAGCATTTTCATTTACAGGTATGATACCTGCATATAGTTTTGATACAAAATCAGAAAACAACTTACTAAATCTAAAAACACAAAAAGATGTAATTTATCATAATCAAGATTGGACAAACTCAACAAAATGTAAATCATGCCATAATGAAATATTTAATCAATGGGCAAATTCAAATCATAAAAATCTAGTAGAATCAAATCCTTATTATATGGTTATGGAATCAATTGCAGGTGAGGTTGAAGGAAATGATTTTAAAAAATGGTGTATGGGATGCCACAATCCAAGTGCACTAACAACTGGACTTACTAGAACAAGTCACGCTATGGATGATAACTTTTTAGCAAATACACTATTTGAACAAAATGCAAAAACTTTAGTTAAGACCTATGAAAAACATGGAAATACAAGACTTGAAGAGGGAGTTTCATGTTTAACTTGTCACAGAATCACAGATGCTAGTTCTGAGGGAAATGCATCATATACACTAAATATTACCGATAGAAAGAAATATCCTTTTGAAGATGATGAATCAACTTTAGGGGAATTTTTAGGGCATAAATTTATAAATGCAAAACCAAATGTTCATAAAGAGAGTTATATGAAACCTCTTTATAAAGAATCTAAATATTGTGCTTCTTGTCATGATGAAACATCCCCTACAACAAATAAACAAATAGTATCAACTTTTAAAGAGTGGGAAGCCTCACCATATAATAATAAAGAAGATAAAACAAAAAACAAATCTTGCATAGATTGTCATATGACTTATTTAAAAGATGATAAGTTTGATCCATTAAATGGAGTCTCTACAGATGGCGGAGTAGTAAAAAAAGATGTAAAAGTTCACTATTTTGCAGGTTCGAATCATTTTCTAGCTGGATTAAAAGACAAGGAAAATGAAGATCAAATACTTCAACTATTAAGAACTTCTGCAAAACTTGATGTAGATATAAAAAACAATCAAATACATGTGGGTGTAGAAAATGTAGGAGCGGGGCACCACTTGCCAACAGGAGTTGCAGATTTTAGAGAATTATGGCTTGATATTACAATATATGATGCAAATAAAAAAATAGTATTTTCAAGTGGGAAGCTTGATAGTAACGGTGATTTACAAGCTGATGCAAGACCTTTTATGAAAGTTTTTGGGGATAAAGATGGAAATCCAGTTGGATTATTGTTTTGGAAATATGAGAAACTTTTAAGTGATACTAGAATTCCTGCAAAAACAAGAAGAGTTGAAAGCTATGATTTAAAGGAAAATTTAACTTATCCTTTAAAAGCTATTGTGAAATTAAACTTTAGAATCTATCCTCAATGGGTAACATCAATAGTTCAAAAAGCTTTTCCAGAGCTTCCAAATCCTCCAGTTGTAGAATTAGAAAGAATTGAGCATATTTTTAAAAAATAG
- a CDS encoding peptidoglycan bridge formation glycyltransferase FemA/FemB family protein, with protein sequence MIKLIKKENEIDISLPFFAQEKYLETKSPNYGWFVSENFILPFVLFTTYIFKRIVFTTELINKHNSSIEEEIAFLNNMQDYIKKNNICDFIHKPQPSAIFRAYPKNANAFRWGTFQLPIDSDFDNMLVKVSSSQRKYVRHAIRDNVTITKTDDYEEVYNLCNETLSRQKIQLLIDKEEFTHQYKNLHPQNMIMFKATYENEVQGVIVIFFDDNTAFAEYAGSIPRPKNGSLKLLHLYAMQYLAQNHNLTNFDFLGAVPDIIEDAKESGIQKFKKEFGAEIKEGYQFTVIFKPIKYFLFNFTLKMHLLSKGVKYVDPVERDRRLSKSRLKV encoded by the coding sequence ATGATTAAATTAATAAAAAAAGAAAACGAGATAGACATCAGCTTGCCTTTTTTTGCTCAAGAAAAATATTTAGAAACAAAAAGTCCTAATTATGGTTGGTTTGTTTCTGAAAATTTCATACTTCCTTTTGTTTTATTTACTACATATATATTTAAAAGAATAGTTTTTACAACTGAACTAATAAATAAACATAATTCATCAATAGAAGAAGAAATAGCTTTTTTAAATAATATGCAAGATTATATTAAAAAAAACAATATCTGTGACTTTATACATAAACCTCAACCTAGTGCTATTTTTAGAGCTTATCCAAAAAACGCAAATGCATTTAGATGGGGAACTTTTCAACTTCCAATAGATAGTGATTTTGATAATATGCTTGTAAAAGTATCAAGTTCTCAAAGAAAATATGTTAGACATGCAATTAGAGACAATGTAACAATAACAAAAACAGATGATTATGAAGAAGTATATAACTTATGTAATGAAACCTTATCTAGACAAAAAATTCAATTACTTATAGATAAAGAAGAATTTACTCATCAATATAAAAATTTACATCCTCAAAATATGATTATGTTCAAAGCTACTTATGAAAATGAAGTACAAGGTGTAATAGTAATATTTTTTGATGATAATACTGCATTTGCTGAATACGCAGGAAGTATCCCAAGACCTAAAAATGGTTCTTTGAAACTTTTGCATTTATATGCGATGCAGTATCTTGCTCAAAATCATAATTTAACAAATTTCGATTTTCTAGGTGCTGTACCTGATATTATCGAAGATGCAAAAGAATCTGGTATTCAAAAGTTTAAAAAAGAATTTGGGGCAGAGATAAAAGAAGGTTATCAATTTACTGTAATTTTTAAGCCAATTAAATATTTTCTTTTTAATTTCACTCTAAAAATGCATCTTTTATCAAAAGGTGTAAAATATGTTGATCCAGTTGAAAGGGATAGAAGATTATCTAAATCTAGATTGAAAGTTTGA
- a CDS encoding alpha/beta fold hydrolase, with translation MIEENAKEKIYLIPGLMTDERLWSRIKPFLQNEYELVHVPIPHTEDFDEIIDILFNLFKEERVNLLGFSLGGYIASYFAITYPNRVNRLFMVAATPGASNEAEIERRKEKFAIIEKEGFVGLSYEKAVSLVEEQNQNDSELIKIIQDMFMDLGKETFISQLTSTFYRKDLFEDLIIQDFPICFYYSVNDRLLNQIALDKLLNNKHNMKIISREGTSHNIPLEVPELLSIEIKKWMKE, from the coding sequence ATGATTGAAGAGAATGCAAAAGAAAAGATATATTTAATTCCAGGACTTATGACTGATGAAAGATTATGGAGTAGAATTAAACCCTTTTTACAAAATGAGTATGAACTAGTTCATGTACCAATTCCACATACAGAGGATTTTGATGAGATTATAGATATTTTATTTAATCTTTTCAAAGAAGAAAGAGTTAATCTTTTAGGGTTCTCACTAGGAGGGTATATAGCTTCTTATTTTGCAATAACATATCCAAATAGAGTAAATAGACTTTTTATGGTAGCAGCAACTCCTGGGGCTTCAAATGAGGCTGAAATAGAAAGAAGAAAAGAGAAATTTGCAATAATAGAAAAAGAGGGATTTGTAGGCCTATCTTATGAAAAAGCAGTCTCTTTAGTAGAAGAGCAAAATCAAAATGATTCTGAATTAATCAAAATTATTCAAGATATGTTTATGGATTTAGGAAAAGAGACTTTTATTTCACAACTTACAAGTACATTTTATAGAAAAGATTTATTTGAAGATTTAATTATTCAAGATTTTCCAATTTGTTTTTATTATAGTGTTAATGATAGGCTTTTAAATCAAATTGCATTAGATAAATTACTTAATAATAAACATAATATGAAGATAATTTCAAGGGAAGGAACAAGTCATAATATTCCACTTGAAGTTCCAGAACTCTTAAGTATCGAAATAAAAAAATGGATGAAAGAATAA
- a CDS encoding thioredoxin family protein, with protein sequence MKKFILLCLLAISVFAGSINFEKDLDSAKQKAIAQNKKLMIMYSSPTCPECNYMKKKVLKDEQIASYVNENFVSVIMDIHEDEKILPYKFIGIPTFYFANATNMELIGKKIGGTREEQFLEIAKSIK encoded by the coding sequence ATGAAAAAATTTATATTACTTTGTTTATTGGCAATTTCAGTTTTTGCAGGCTCTATAAATTTTGAAAAAGATTTAGATAGTGCAAAGCAAAAAGCCATTGCCCAAAACAAAAAACTTATGATTATGTATTCATCACCTACTTGTCCTGAATGTAATTATATGAAGAAAAAGGTTTTAAAAGATGAACAAATCGCATCTTATGTAAATGAAAACTTTGTTTCAGTTATCATGGATATACATGAAGATGAAAAAATCTTACCTTATAAATTTATAGGTATTCCTACATTCTATTTTGCAAATGCAACAAATATGGAATTAATTGGTAAAAAAATTGGTGGAACAAGAGAAGAACAATTTTTAGAAATAGCTAAAAGCATAAAATAG